One Rosa chinensis cultivar Old Blush chromosome 5, RchiOBHm-V2, whole genome shotgun sequence genomic region harbors:
- the LOC112166436 gene encoding transmembrane protein 45B yields the protein MGTLIGHVVPGSGFVLIGLWHLFNHIKLHLQHPNSYTAPTWFPASKFKYLELLLIILGSSASIAMELFISPEKHHPFDDDGTIPSYHLHNFEHATISMTLLVYAALAIVLDKLAPRAQHGLTQLLGAIAFGQELLVFHLHSSDHMGPEGRFHLLLQLVILVSFTTTLMGIGFPKSFLVSFVRSLSIFFQGLWFIVMGVMLWTPGLISKGCFLNDEDGHEVVRCQSEEARQRALSLVNLQFSWFLIVVAVFGVAFYLVLIMFYGEKVEYFTLGSDREYEEDDDVESQKKSNVGDSKSFVDHMGKTAFAPIDIER from the coding sequence ATGGGTACTTTAATTGGGCATGTAGTACCAGGCTCTGGTTTTGTTCTAATTGGATTATGGCACCTCTTCAACCACATCAAGCTCCATCTTCAACATCCCAACTCCTACACAGCACCAACATGGTTTCCCGCCTCCAAGTTCAAGTACTTGGAGCTCTTGTTGATCATCTTAGGTTCATCAGCCTCCATTGCCATGGAACTCTTCATCAGCCCCGAAAAACACCATCCATTCGACGATGACGGAACCATCCCTTCATACCATCTCCACAACTTCGAGCACGCCACAATCTCCATGACTTTGTTGGTCTACGCTGCCTTAGCCATCGTTCTCGACAAATTGGCCCCTAGAGCTCAGCATGGTCTGACCCAACTCCTCGGAGCCATAGCCTTTGGTCAGGAACTGCTTGTCTTTCACCTTCACTCTTCTGACCACATGGGACCTGAGGGCCGATTTCACTTGCTTCTTCAGCTTGTGATTCTTGTCTCCTTTACCACAACCCTAATGGGAATTGGTTTCCCCAAGAGCTTCTTGGTCAGCTTTGTGAGGTCACTCAGCATATTCTTCCAAGGTCTCTGGTTTATTGTCATGGGGGTCATGCTTTGGACACCTGGATTGATTTCCAAAGGTTGTTTCCTAAATGATGAAGATGGTCACGAAGTGGTTAGGTGCCAAAGCGAGGAGGCACGTCAAAGAGCCCTGTCCTTGGTGAATCTTCAGTTCAGTTGGTTCTTGATTGTAGTTGCCGTTTTTGGGGTGGCTTTCTATTTGGTTTTGATTATGTTCTACGGTGAAAAGGTGGAGTACTTTACTCTGGGAAGTGACCGTGaatatgaagaagatgatgatgtggAATCTCAGAAGAAAAGCAATGTTGGAGACTCGAAGAGTTTTGTGGATCATATGGGAAAAACAGCCTTTGCGCCAATAGACATAGAAAGGTAG